A genomic stretch from Kribbella amoyensis includes:
- a CDS encoding IS3 family transposase (programmed frameshift): MPKAFPLEFRRDVVAVARKGEAPIAQVAKDFGISVSCLQRWLKLADIEDGHQSGATREESAELREVKKRNRQLEQENEILRRAAAYFARDVNPKMMYPLVLDLAADAIPVAVTCRVLGFTTQAFYKWRKNPVTQRDFDDAHLINVAIDIHADDPTFGYRLIADELADAGVAAGENRVARLCSQERIWSIHAKKRGLTRKAGPPVHDDLVKRGFSAAGPNLIWLTDITEHATAEGKLYLCAIKDVYSNRIVGYSIGSRMKASLAVSALRNAIALRAPTANLIVHSDRGSQFRSTKFVRVLKAYQLRGSMGRVGACGDNAAMESFFALLQKNVLDRRRWTTRHELRLAIVSWIETTYHRRRRQRGLGKLTPIEFETLQPVVLAA; the protein is encoded by the exons GTGCCGAAAGCGTTTCCGTTGGAGTTCCGTCGTGATGTGGTCGCGGTTGCCCGCAAGGGTGAGGCGCCGATCGCGCAGGTCGCGAAGGACTTCGGGATTTCCGTGTCGTGTCTGCAGCGCTGGCTGAAGCTGGCCGATATCGAGGACGGTCACCAGTCGGGCGCCACTCGGGAGGAGTCGGCTGAGCTGCGCGAGGTGAAGAAGCGCAACCGGCAGTTGGAGCAGGAGAACGAGATCTTGCGGCGCGCCGCGGCCTACTTCGCCCGCGACGTCAACCCAA AAATGATGTACCCGCTGGTCCTTGACCTCGCCGCCGACGCGATCCCTGTCGCGGTGACCTGCCGGGTACTCGGCTTCACCACCCAAGCCTTCTACAAGTGGCGCAAGAATCCTGTCACGCAAAGAGATTTCGACGATGCGCACCTGATCAACGTCGCCATCGACATTCACGCCGATGACCCGACGTTCGGGTACCGGTTGATCGCCGACGAGCTCGCCGACGCCGGAGTCGCCGCGGGTGAGAACCGGGTCGCCAGGTTGTGCTCGCAGGAGCGGATCTGGTCGATCCACGCCAAGAAACGCGGCCTGACCCGCAAGGCCGGCCCACCGGTGCACGACGACCTGGTGAAACGCGGGTTCAGCGCGGCCGGACCGAACCTGATCTGGCTGACCGACATCACCGAACACGCCACAGCTGAGGGCAAGCTCTACCTCTGCGCGATCAAGGACGTCTACTCCAACCGGATCGTCGGTTACTCGATCGGGTCACGAATGAAGGCGTCCCTGGCGGTGTCAGCGCTGCGGAACGCGATCGCCTTGCGGGCACCAACTGCCAATCTGATCGTGCACTCGGATCGCGGCAGCCAGTTCCGGTCCACGAAATTCGTCCGGGTCTTGAAGGCCTACCAGCTGCGCGGATCAATGGGCCGCGTCGGAGCTTGCGGCGACAACGCCGCGATGGAGTCATTCTTCGCCCTGCTGCAGAAGAATGTTCTGGACCGACGACGCTGGACCACCAGACACGAACTGCGTCTGGCGATCGTGTCCTGGATCGAGACCACCTACCACCGCCGACGCCGCCAACGCGGCCTCGGCAAACTCACACCCATCGAGTTTGAGACACTTCAACCGGTCGTACTCGCGGCCTGA